Part of the Zea mays cultivar B73 chromosome 4, Zm-B73-REFERENCE-NAM-5.0, whole genome shotgun sequence genome is shown below.
GTGCATGTGTTGTCTCTCTGCATAGTCAGGTGGGAAACAACCATTGCATCTGCACAAATCCAGAGAGTGTTTCTGAGCTGATTGATGATCTACAAACTATAAAGCCTGCACGGTGATCACAAGGTCGGTGAGTTATCTCGCAATTTGGCCCTGGCGAAGAATACTCCTGCTAATAGACCTGCATGCATGGTGAAGCGTTCGAGGTTGTTAGTGATATATATAGGGCACAAAAAGAAAACAGTAACAACACATCTACCCTTGCTGTAAATATAACCTACCAAACAGAATGCTCAAAGAGTTCTGCACGCTTGTACGAACGTTGAAGAGGACGATCCCAGCGATGGAAAGAGGGATCTTGTTCAAGGAGCCCACAAGGCTGTATCAGAAGCAATATTGGCATCAGAAAATTAGAGAAAGATGAAGATAGAGACGATAGACAGCAATGTTGTAGTGGAATCCAACGGTGCCCCCTTATGGATTCCTAATTCGAGCTGGAAAAGTCTTTCTATGGAAACATATCTGTGTTCACATGAAGTATTTCAAGCATCAAATACGTTAGGTACCTATATGTTGTTGCACTCGTCTGATGGAGAAACCACATCGATGTAAAGCTGATTCCAAGCCCCAAAACTCCACTGGCAGTGATGACCAGCCAAAACTCGGGCATCCTTAAGAGTGATCTGCAGATTCAGTCACAAATACATAACCACAAAATGGAGGATTCAACGTGTAAATATTCAGAAGAAGCCTAACTACTTGACAAGTCATTGAAAAATGACTATTGATGCATAAATGGATATCTCAGCAGTTTGCGTGTAGTCTATTAGGTTTATGGTATATAGAAATAGTGAAGATTGAATCAATAGCCTACGTCTGCAAAAGGTACTCCATTTCATTCAAACCAAGAACGAGGATAATTCCCAATGGCAGTGAAAGAACATTATTCAGCAACACCATCGAAAGCTCATTCAAATTCCCAGACTTGGTGACTTGCTTAGCACTGTCCATTACATGTCGCAATGTAAGCTGAAAGGAAAAGCTAATTAGTTGGAATAAATGTTTAATAACTTTGTAACTAACTAAATGTACTAGTTTTGTAAACTGAAGTCCTAGTCTAAGGGGCTGGAAAAAATAACTAAAACATTTGGTCGGACTGAAGATTCAATAGTTGACTGCATGTACTGAACTAAATCAGCTTGTCATTTGTGTTTAGGAAAGAAATACCGAATATGCCGCCGTCAGAACACAGTTTAAGGTCTGCCAGATATATCCAACAGCATGGAATGACAGATCCGTTATTCCTCCCGCAACTGCAGAGATTATCTGCACAAACATATCAACGGCTCAGGTGTTGAAGGGTCAACACATAATTATTGCAAGTCAAAATTTCACGGTGATTAGATATTTGGGAGTGAGCAGGTGAATCGGGCAATCAACTAGTAGCATGTGTACTAAAAATTATCTGGCAGCAAACACTTGTGATGGAAATCAACTCCTTGTTCCTCATGCTTTTCTAACATAGGAATATGACATACCATCAACATAAGAGCAACCCAAACTTGAGTACCATGCTGCTTCTTGAAAAAATAAGTTTCCCCAGAAGCAGTCAGGACATTGGCGACATTCTTCAATATAGTCAGCATGGCAACATTAATGTACTTCAAACTGAAAAGTAAAGAAAATATTTAGGAATAAAGTAAATAAGTTTATAAAAGGCTTCCAATTTCAGTCCGAACATCCTTGCTACAACTACAAGGTTGAGTGAGAAACTGAGAATCGTTCACAACTGATATGGAAAATTTTAATAGAAAGTGTTCAACAAAACGACCAAAAAAGTTCAGGTTCATCATTGTACAAGGCACTAAATGACCCTAAATAGAGCAGATTCATGAAACAAGCAACACatttttcaaaatttaaaatcaaACAGCTGTCAGCCAAATTAAATTCATCAGTATTTTTTTAAAAGAGAAATAGCCTAACCATTTTAACCCAGAATATATCAAACTTCAATACTGATTCTCAAAACCATCATTAGTACTTATGTGATCTGTATTTGTAGACTGGAAGGTGAGAAAATACTAGATGCATTCATGTTCATTATCCCGAAGAGAGTAAACTTAAGCACATAGAAAAATAAAATGACTGCTTAAAGCCAAGTAACAATTTCATACTCCATTAGCAAATAACAAATAAGGTGTATGAGTCTAAAATGAAAAAGACAAAATGTCTCCTGAAGAAAATAATCATATTTAACCGCTAGAAAAGAAGCTAGGAAGAACTTCTCTACTTGATACACCAAACTGATGCTGAAGTACATACCTAAACATGCTTGTGATCAGCATTCCAACAAAGATGATATTTACAGGCAACCAAACTTTGATTAAATTCCATGTCAATGGTTCAGTTGGAACAGCACCGGACAGGGATAGTGTAGAAACTATGGTCACTGATACAATGTTCTGCAGTAACCGAACATGGAAACAATGCTTTAAAGAAGGAAGATAACTGCATTGCATGAGAATTTGGAAAGTAAATAGTCAGCACTAGTAGTATACCTGGTAAAGCATCAAAAATACTGGAGCACTGAAACCATAGCTAGATAGAACAAATTTGTTGACTAAGATCATGCTGCATGATGATATGCAGTAAGCCAGACCAGATAAGAGAGCCTGATTCTGAATCTTTGGGAGCCTGAGTGACTGTGCAGAACTCTCCCTTTCTTTTGAGGCCTTACCATCTTCCAAGTCATTGTCATCAACACAGAAGGACCTTGTCGACGATCTGGAGAACATGAAACTCCATTATTATCCAGAAACATAGCAGATGGTGTTAGCTTGAAGAGCAGTTGCTGCGGAGACATTTCATTACATAGACAGGATAATGTTTGTGAATGTCTTTTTTCAGTAATAACTATCTGCGGAGACATTTTCATTCAGACAGAGAAGATCAGTGTTTATGGAGTTATTGTAAGTTTCTAAGTTTTAACTAATTATCTATGGTGAGGTAAACAGTGAAATTCTATGGGAAAGAAAAAAGAACAAAGCACACCAATCAAGGGTCGCTTACATGCCTGTTTCCGATTTCTCTCCTCACAGGACTTGCAAGTGCAGTGAACCCCGCATTCTGATTTCGAAAGAGACCCTTTTCACCATTCATGGGAGGGCTACTTACACTCCCTGGTACATTTCTCATAAGATAGGCCTCAGAATTTGCAGGAACGTCTAAGTGAAGGACTCTACAAGACAAAAGAGAATGCTTGTAAGTTTAATCGGATTTGTTTGCAGGAAGCCAGCATCATCACACAGTGTTGTGTTAACATCAGCCATATTAGCTATGCTATCAAACCAAATTCGAACATAAGGATCAAGCAAAAGAATGAAACAGCAGGCTATGGTCCCAGAAATTATCTATATGCATCAACACTGAATCACCAAGCTACTTCTAAAATTGGGTTATTTACATATATATGTGGTATGAATATGTTTATTGATGAAAGTAAAAGGAGGCATGAACAAGACCCATTTCCATTTGCTAGTCACTGACTTTCAATCCACTAATTTACCAGATTCAAATGTTGACTCTGATGTGACTCTCATTGAGAAACATGGTTAAAACATTCTTAACTGCAGTCATAGCCTCAAGTTGTCAACAATCAATGGTAATCTGTTACAAAAAcaattagggtctgtttggtaaatttccaatccatgtggattggaggggattaggtgggtttaaatccatagcaagtcaaaattAGTCCCAATCCACCCCAAACCCAGTGGGATGGGAATAACCGAGCCCTAAGTAGTAATCTCAAGTGAAATAGTTGGTACATCAACTTTACTATGTATCTAGATATATGTATAATCTATGTATCACAAAAAAGTCAAAGCGACTTATAATTTGAAAAAGGATGGAGTAGTAATGTAAAGGTGCAGGCAATTTCTGTAGTAGTATTCCATGTGTTGGCTGCATACAATTATTCTAAGTGTGCTAAAAATCGAAGCCATTAACTAAGTTCATTTGTTCTCAGTTACTACTATCAGAGATTCAGAGTAGGCTGTAGTATACCAAAACCGAAACGTGCAAGAGCAAGCAACAGAAAGTGCGACCAGTTGTCGTTTTGTGTGCGGCGAGGTAGAACCTAACTTTGTGCCACTTCGGCTGAGGTGAACCCGAGATCACACACATGGAACTAGATTTGACCCGCTGCCTATTCCTTGCAGCCAAACAGTGGCAAGCCCGGAGTGAATCAATCAACAACAGGTGATTAACACACGAGACGAGCGGTCCGAGTCCCAAGCGAAGAAAGCGGAGGCGATCGAGAAGCGAAACGCATACAACCTGCCGCCCTGCAGCAGGCTCCCCCAGCTGGAACGGAAGCATCAGCCGCCCGAGGCAAACCAAGTTTCCTGATCAGAAGCAAGGCGCCGAAAGGGGCGCACGGGGGAGGGGGCTACGGATACGAGACGAGACGAGGCACGGGCGCCGCGAGAGGTTGAGCTGGAGGTCTAGCAGGCTGGCGGGGAAGGAAGGGCCGGGCCGCGTAGTGATGGATGAGGGGAGGGAGGGAGGTCGATCGGATGCTGACCTGGAGCCCATGGCGGCGGGGCGGGGCGGAGCCGGCGTAGGGAGCGCGCGCGGGAGGCGCCCCCGTGGCGCGTGCGACGGCTCAGGACGGCGGCGCCGGAGAGGTGGTCGACGAAACGGGGCGGAGGCGCCCGGAACGGGCAGCGGGCAGGCGACGGACGACTCGGAACGGCGAACCTGTTGCCTTCGCCTCCCCCCGCTTCTCTTCGGAATGCCAGTACTATCCCAGAGGATGGCTCTGAGACTGCGACGCGGGCCCCGTCTGCCGGTGCTTCGTCTCTCCAGCTCAGCTCAGCTCGCTGGCACCTGGCACTGGCAGACTGGTCCAGGCTTCGGACGTTCGGCTCGGCGTGGCTTGCCGCCCCTGTTCTGCTGGGGTCAAGTCAACTCGGGGTACCGCTGAGCCGTGATGCCAGCAAGTACCTCAGGCCCACATGGCATTGATGCGGTGAGAGGAGCCGGATCGGCATAAACCTGCTTCATTCATTCGTAGGTTTGGGTTTGACCAAAATGAACACTCCAAGCCTTTGCGTGACCGATGTTGGACCGTTCCAATTTAATTTTAAACTGGGCCACTCTAGTGTGCTTTTGGTTTTTGGGACAGCAGGTACGTACATATGAGTTCTACTTGGGCCACATTGCGTACATGGGCCGATCCGTCTGTGCCGTTTGCTTCTTGCCGCTGTATCAGCAACGGAGGGCATCGGCTACAGGAGACGCTTCCAATCTATCCGTCTAGACGCCGGCACTCCGCAGCTGGTTCATTCCGTCGCGGCCGGGTCGGCGGTCCCCAGTTCtcctccgcttcttcctccacgcTCCCGTCCCCGCCGCGCGAGGAACTTCCCACTTCCAGGCCCAGCTTGTCTGGTTAGGATTAGGGTCGTCGCTTCGCacgtgtccggtgtgccgccgtCGGAGATGTCGCGGACGCTGGTGCAGCCGGTGGGGCAGAAACACCTCACCAGCGTGGCCGCGCACCTATCGGCCGCGAGCTAAACGAGGATCCTAACCTTAACCCTGGGCAGGCAAGCATATATACACACACTAGAATTGGTAACTCTGTGATATTGTTAATAGGTCAGTCTAGTTCTGTACAACACTGAATTCATCATCATACATATGTATATGTACCGCAAGCTTTTACTCTTATCTATCAATTTTTCACTAACTAGCTCGGTTTCTGTTTTTTATACTAACTAACTAAGATTAAAACAAGGAAATGGTGCTGTGAATTCGTTTCACATTTTTCCCATTGGAGTTGCAACTTATAACCTTTATCTATACTACTCCTATAAGACTCTAACGAgggcgtccaccaggcaccatgCCCCCGCCTGCCCCCGCTCGGCGCGATGCTCGCCCCTGCGCTTGCCTCGCCCCCGCGACGCACGCCACGATGCCCCCGGCCGCTCGTGATGCCCGCCCCTGCGTCCGCCCTATCCCCGCGACGCACGCCGCGGTTCCCCCGCCCTCTCATGATGTCCCGCCATCGCCGGACGCGGGCGTCCGCATCCTCCGCTTACCCAGCGTGCTTGCCTAGATCTATGTCAACAAAACCCACCTGCCTTGCTTGCGACGACCGAACCTCCCGCCTCACCCGGACGCGGGCGTCCGCATCCTTCGCTCTCGCCCCGTGCGATGGCTTCGCACCAGCCGCCGCCCAACCTTCGCTCTCGCCCCGTGCGATGGCTTCACACCAGCCGCCGCCCAACCTTCGCTCTCGCCCCACCTCCCTCGGACACGGTGGTGAGGCGGGATTGGCGTACGCGGGAGCAGTAggcgagagagagggaaaggtgtGTCGTGGAGGAGGACATGGAGGTCACCGAATAGGAAGAAAGGGGAGTCGTGGACTCTGATGTGGAGGGTTTCAACATTGCTTTAGCAGACCTAGATCCAGTTCGAGGTGACCTTTTCTGTTCTTTTATGCATTTCCAGAAATGGTGAAATTTCTCCACATTCCACTACAAAGTTGAATTGTATTATTGCATAGTTTTTTTGGTCGATCCGTGCTCACACCGTTCCTAGCTCCAGACTTATAGCTCTCTCACTTTTCTGGCCGCTTGtactccactccactccacttTTTTTGTTTCGCCAAAATCTAAACCTGATCGCCATACCAAACTAGAAATTAGCATAGCACTGAATTGCATCTAGCTACATTAAATAGCAATTTAGCCAACTGGTCAATGGTCACAAGGCTCACGGGGAAGGAGCCACGGAGATCATCCATTCCAGTAACAACTAAAAATAAAGCAGTAATCAATCTTGGTCAGTTGTTTTCTCAGGCAAACAGTTAACCGAGACATTATGGAAttataaaatttcttctttcttaaGTAAACTTACATACTATAAACTTCTACTAATATGTTTTTACCCTTGGCATAAGCTGGTTTGCCGCTCGTACAACAATACCTGTCTTAGTTTGAGAAATTAGTTATGGACCTCATGCCAAAATACTGGGAATAGTGCATATGTTTCTTCAGTTGATGATTTGCTTGGTGATGAACCTATTGTTGATACAAGTGTCACTACTCAGCAAACTTATCCTATCATCAACGCCATACAGGTACCAAGCCTATGAGCTGATCCATGCCATATAGGCCATGCTTGGTGCCGCTGGCGCTGTCATCCCAGAGGCCTGCAACAAGTTTGGCGCTAACTGCGACCCTTAGGCCGTTTCGTTCAAGGTCCTAACCACCACCTCTCAGAATTATCATACCACTTCAGTAGCCTTTTTCCCTTTCTCAGATATATATGTCATTGCGTTTATTTAAAAGCAAAATAGAAGACACCAAAGGTTTCATATTTTTTAATTGGTAGAGATAGTGTAGCAGTACTGTAATCTGAAAGTATGAACTAAAAGCTCATGGATGGTGTCTGTCACCTGAACGCATGCAGACTGATACTCTACTCCTGGATGACAATACTAAACTACTTCGGCAACAACATTCCCATCAACGGATCTATGTCTGGCTGTCATCGCGAAGATCATCCTCGTCATCGGTGCCCCAGTGGGCCCTTTAACATCCTAGGCCTGGCCAACGACCCCTAC
Proteins encoded:
- the LOC100192932 gene encoding GDP-mannose transporter GONST1-like, with protein sequence MGSRVLHLDVPANSEAYLMRNVPGSVSSPPMNGEKGLFRNQNAGFTALASPVRREIGNRSSTRSFCVDDNDLEDGKASKERESSAQSLRLPKIQNQALLSGLAYCISSCSMILVNKFVLSSYGFSAPVFLMLYQNIVSVTIVSTLSLSGAVPTEPLTWNLIKVWLPVNIIFVGMLITSMFSLKYINVAMLTILKNVANVLTASGETYFFKKQHGTQVWVALMLMIISAVAGGITDLSFHAVGYIWQTLNCVLTAAYSLTLRHVMDSAKQVTKSGNLNELSMVLLNNVLSLPLGIILVLGLNEMEYLLQTSLLRMPEFWLVITASGVLGLGISFTSMWFLHQTSATTYSLVGSLNKIPLSIAGIVLFNVRTSVQNSLSILFGLLAGVFFARAKLRDNSPTL